Proteins encoded in a region of the Acidimicrobiales bacterium genome:
- the murA gene encoding UDP-N-acetylglucosamine 1-carboxyvinyltransferase, producing MSDAWVIEPAGPLRGEVQVHGSKNAVTKHMVAALLGQGTSTITNVPEVGDVDITARILTAIGAGVERSGDSLTVTPPEEVTPAVPLSFSGLNRIPVLLLGPLLHLTGEAFVPRVGGDQLGSRPVDFHVDALRALGAEVDVTDEGISAKCTRLQGTIIELPYPSVGATESALLSASMAEGRSVIRGAATEPEVLELALFLQRMGARIELKPDRVIVIEGVERLRGARTRLQGDRNEAFSYLVAGLLTGGQVRVVGCEQDRLVTAITTLMRMGAVVDVDDHGMAAFAPDGLRAAAVQTDVHPGFMTDWQTPLMVLFTQAEGMSVLHETVYEDRFVYVPALQKMGGEIELFSSCLGGPACRFYETSNLHSAVVRGVSRLKGAEVEIPDVRAGFSSVIAAAAAEGTSVLRGVHHLERGYHRPADQLRSLGLDLRTR from the coding sequence GTGTCCGACGCGTGGGTGATCGAACCGGCGGGACCGCTGCGCGGTGAGGTACAGGTGCATGGTTCCAAGAACGCTGTTACCAAGCACATGGTGGCCGCACTGCTCGGCCAGGGAACCAGCACTATCACCAACGTCCCCGAGGTCGGCGACGTCGATATCACCGCGAGGATCCTCACCGCCATCGGAGCCGGGGTCGAGCGCTCCGGCGACTCTCTCACCGTCACACCGCCGGAGGAGGTGACTCCTGCGGTCCCGCTTTCGTTCAGCGGGCTCAACCGGATCCCCGTGCTCCTTTTGGGCCCATTGCTCCACCTGACGGGCGAGGCCTTCGTGCCGCGCGTCGGCGGCGATCAGCTCGGCAGCAGGCCGGTCGACTTCCACGTCGACGCGCTCAGAGCGCTCGGCGCGGAGGTGGACGTGACCGATGAGGGGATCTCCGCAAAGTGCACCCGCCTTCAAGGAACGATCATCGAGTTGCCCTATCCGAGCGTGGGAGCGACCGAGTCGGCGCTGCTCTCGGCGTCGATGGCCGAAGGCAGGTCCGTCATCCGAGGAGCGGCGACCGAGCCTGAGGTGCTCGAACTCGCGCTGTTCCTGCAGCGGATGGGAGCGAGGATCGAGCTGAAGCCCGACCGTGTCATCGTCATCGAGGGAGTCGAGCGCCTACGCGGAGCCCGCACGCGCCTGCAGGGCGACCGCAACGAGGCCTTCAGCTACCTCGTCGCCGGTCTGCTCACCGGAGGGCAGGTGCGGGTGGTGGGATGCGAGCAGGATCGTCTCGTCACGGCGATCACGACCTTGATGCGAATGGGCGCCGTCGTCGACGTCGACGACCACGGCATGGCGGCGTTTGCACCGGACGGGTTGAGAGCTGCGGCGGTGCAGACAGATGTGCACCCGGGGTTCATGACCGACTGGCAGACGCCGTTGATGGTGCTGTTCACCCAGGCGGAAGGCATGTCGGTCCTGCACGAGACGGTCTACGAGGACAGATTCGTATACGTTCCGGCACTGCAGAAGATGGGCGGGGAGATCGAGTTGTTCTCGAGCTGCCTCGGAGGACCGGCGTGCAGGTTCTACGAGACGAGCAACCTTCACTCCGCCGTCGTGAGAGGTGTATCCCGGTTGAAGGGAGCCGAGGTGGAGATACCCGACGTGCGCGCCGGGTTCTCCAGCGTCATCGCAGCGGCTGCTGCAGAGGGAACCTCGGTCCTGCGGGGAGTTCACCACCTCGAGCGCGGTTACCACCGTCCCGCGGACCAACTCCGCTCGCTCGGCTTGGACCTGCGCACGCGCTGA
- a CDS encoding DEAD/DEAH box helicase, translating to MTNTEPARSFAGLGVAPELVDALAGQGIIEPFPIQALTIRDGLAGRDVCGKAKTGSGKTLAFGLPLIQRVETSRSNAGGKRVPLGLILVPTRELARQVADVLDPLAHIAGLRLTACYGGTGMDTQIKALEAGTDILVATPGRLIDLRQRGSADLGEVEVVVLDEADRMSDMGFMPQVEWLLRHLIKPHQTMLFSATLDGDVQRLVRHELTDPVHHEVQSAKQTVTAMGHRFIRVHQMDKVRVTAAICAGAERALVFCRTKRGADRLTDALRAEGVNARAIHGDLRQQMRERALKSFSDGRLPVLVATDVAARGLDVEGVDVVVHFDPPEDHKSYLHRSGRTARAGREGLAVTLLLWNEELEIERIQKRLGLSAPIVEMFSNDPRLRNLRSWDPATASVA from the coding sequence TTGACAAACACCGAGCCGGCCCGGTCCTTTGCCGGGCTCGGGGTCGCCCCCGAATTGGTAGATGCCCTCGCGGGCCAAGGAATCATCGAGCCCTTCCCGATACAAGCGCTGACCATCCGGGACGGCCTCGCCGGCCGTGACGTGTGCGGCAAGGCGAAGACCGGGTCGGGCAAGACGCTGGCCTTCGGGCTCCCGTTGATCCAGCGAGTCGAGACGTCACGGTCCAACGCCGGCGGCAAGCGAGTGCCCCTCGGTCTCATCCTCGTGCCCACGCGGGAATTGGCGAGGCAGGTGGCCGACGTGCTGGATCCTCTGGCTCACATCGCCGGCCTCAGGCTGACGGCCTGCTACGGCGGCACCGGGATGGACACGCAGATCAAGGCGCTCGAAGCGGGGACGGACATCCTGGTAGCCACACCCGGCCGCTTGATCGACCTGCGCCAGCGCGGGTCCGCGGACCTGGGTGAGGTGGAGGTCGTCGTCCTCGACGAGGCGGACCGCATGTCCGACATGGGGTTCATGCCACAGGTCGAGTGGCTGCTGCGGCACCTGATCAAGCCGCACCAGACGATGCTCTTCTCTGCCACCCTCGACGGGGACGTCCAACGCCTGGTCCGCCACGAGCTCACCGACCCTGTCCACCACGAGGTGCAGTCCGCGAAGCAGACCGTGACGGCGATGGGCCATCGCTTCATCCGGGTGCATCAGATGGACAAGGTCCGGGTCACTGCGGCCATCTGCGCCGGCGCCGAGCGGGCTCTCGTGTTCTGCAGGACGAAGCGCGGCGCCGACCGGCTGACCGACGCGCTCCGCGCGGAAGGAGTCAACGCGCGCGCGATTCACGGCGACCTCCGCCAGCAGATGCGCGAGCGCGCCCTCAAGAGCTTCTCCGACGGCAGACTTCCGGTTCTCGTGGCGACAGATGTCGCCGCGCGCGGGCTCGACGTCGAGGGTGTCGACGTCGTCGTCCACTTCGATCCACCGGAGGACCACAAGTCGTACCTGCACCGCTCGGGCAGGACCGCACGCGCCGGACGGGAGGGCCTTGCAGTCACCCTCCTGCTTTGGAACGAGGAGCTCGAAATCGAGCGCATCCAGAAACGGCTGGGTCTCTCGGCACCGATCGTGGAGATGTTCTCCAACGACCCGCGGCTGAGGAACCTCCGCTCCTGGGACCCGGCGACAGCGTCGGTCGCCTAA
- the xseA gene encoding exodeoxyribonuclease VII large subunit yields MTLPLFDDEAARSPRTLTLVRLAGEIARSLGGIGRVAVEGEVHRPTVSRGGWTFFTLRDRAAQVSVVVPATKARRCRAVSGERVCVTGGLQWSADRGQAQLVAEEIVPVGEGAIAALILETRRVLESEGLIGRNRRTIPVLPRAIGVVCGSDAAVRKDIESVVAARFPGYPLHFEETTVSGPGASVSIVDAMREVVSLPDVDVVIVARGGGDAPSLLPWSTEEVCRAVASCPVPVVSAIGHEGDRPLCDEVADLRCGTPSLAATAVVPDRDGLASALDAVLTSASSGLAEIADRAHRRISASDPGKALDAGLERASSRLVHAGQRLADCHPARRLDSCRSRLLAADHRRPAGEIIGRAAGRLAADLRHLGALSPQRTLERGYSITTGPEGRVLRRAADVGLGDPISVTLAEGRLHAQVTKVEEAGTSG; encoded by the coding sequence GTGACCCTGCCCCTGTTCGACGACGAAGCTGCGCGGTCACCGAGGACGCTCACCCTTGTCCGCCTCGCGGGTGAGATTGCTCGCAGCCTCGGAGGTATCGGCCGGGTGGCCGTCGAGGGTGAGGTCCACCGGCCGACCGTCTCGAGAGGTGGCTGGACGTTCTTCACCTTGAGGGATCGCGCCGCACAGGTGTCCGTCGTCGTCCCTGCGACGAAGGCCCGTCGTTGCCGGGCCGTCTCTGGTGAGCGTGTCTGCGTGACCGGGGGCCTCCAGTGGTCGGCGGACAGGGGCCAGGCCCAACTCGTGGCCGAGGAAATCGTGCCCGTGGGGGAGGGGGCGATCGCCGCCCTGATCCTCGAGACCCGCCGCGTGCTGGAGTCGGAGGGACTCATCGGCCGCAACCGCAGGACGATCCCGGTGCTGCCGCGCGCCATCGGCGTCGTGTGCGGCAGCGATGCGGCGGTCCGCAAGGATATCGAATCCGTCGTCGCTGCCCGTTTTCCCGGTTACCCGCTCCACTTCGAGGAGACGACCGTGTCGGGCCCGGGGGCATCAGTGTCCATCGTTGACGCTATGCGCGAAGTCGTATCGCTCCCGGATGTCGACGTAGTGATCGTCGCGCGGGGAGGCGGGGACGCCCCGTCGTTGCTGCCCTGGAGCACAGAGGAGGTCTGCCGGGCGGTCGCATCGTGTCCGGTGCCCGTCGTCTCCGCGATCGGGCACGAGGGGGACCGCCCTCTGTGCGATGAGGTCGCCGACCTGCGGTGCGGTACCCCGTCGCTCGCCGCGACCGCGGTGGTCCCCGACAGAGACGGGCTCGCGTCGGCGCTCGATGCCGTCCTGACCTCGGCGTCCTCTGGTCTGGCCGAAATCGCGGACCGGGCACATCGCAGGATCAGCGCCTCCGACCCCGGGAAGGCGCTCGACGCCGGCTTGGAGCGAGCATCGTCGCGCCTCGTTCATGCAGGACAACGGTTGGCCGACTGCCACCCCGCCCGCCGGCTGGACTCGTGCAGGTCCCGCCTCCTCGCCGCCGACCACCGCCGCCCGGCCGGCGAGATCATCGGTCGAGCCGCCGGCCGGCTGGCTGCCGATCTGCGCCACCTCGGTGCGCTGTCGCCGCAACGCACTCTCGAACGTGGGTACTCGATCACCACCGGACCGGAGGGTCGCGTTCTCCGACGCGCCGCGGATGTCGGCTTGGGGGATCCCATATCGGTGACGCTGGCGGAGGGAAGGTTGCACGCGCAGGTGACGAAGGTTGAGGAGGCAGGTACCAGTGGCTGA
- the xseB gene encoding exodeoxyribonuclease VII small subunit: MAEPTADDERTFEELIAELEQVTEVLAAGEVGIEAAADLYERAQRLHTLASERLARVQERVERLSRG, from the coding sequence GTGGCTGAACCCACCGCCGACGACGAGCGGACCTTCGAGGAGCTCATCGCGGAGCTCGAGCAGGTGACCGAGGTGCTGGCGGCCGGAGAGGTCGGAATCGAGGCGGCGGCAGACCTCTACGAGCGCGCTCAGCGGTTGCACACCCTCGCCTCCGAGCGGCTGGCACGCGTTCAGGAAAGGGTAGAAAGGCTCAGCCGCGGCTAG
- a CDS encoding metallophosphoesterase produces MSVFAVEHDSLQITWSRLQRAQVRFQIGDQSFDVDATPPEWYRRTGGLRAGEGNGGPGALTAPGLEPSTSYDVLLSGDGIPRRRVAVATTLGKPPGRLLSRFATISDCHFGERRLGALHRLHDPAPRPDGLEPYPVRCAASAIEEAENWGASMIVAKGDLTQDSKAAEYETAVDVLGRASVPVAITFGNHDVRGPVPVERAADMLSAQGFIAAASTRVVDMDGLRLVLSHTPVPDRHVGRMTSTDIEEVIGAARDTALPVVVALHHPLRRWPVHTHYPPPLGWADSRELSRGLRAANARSLVIAGHTHRNRRYRVGGVTVVEVGSTKDYPGQWAGYSVYEGGIRQVVRRVERRDAVAWTQMTGRAVGGIWRWWSPGDLDDRCWSIEW; encoded by the coding sequence GTGAGCGTGTTTGCGGTCGAGCACGACTCGCTGCAGATCACGTGGTCCCGGCTACAGCGAGCCCAGGTCAGGTTCCAGATCGGCGACCAGTCGTTCGACGTGGACGCGACCCCGCCAGAGTGGTACCGGCGAACCGGTGGTCTGCGCGCTGGTGAGGGAAACGGCGGACCGGGGGCCCTGACGGCTCCAGGCCTCGAACCGTCCACCTCTTACGACGTCCTGCTTTCCGGGGATGGCATTCCGCGAAGACGTGTCGCCGTGGCCACGACGCTGGGCAAGCCACCTGGAAGGCTGCTCTCGCGGTTCGCCACGATCAGCGACTGCCATTTCGGCGAACGACGCCTGGGCGCGCTTCACCGGCTCCACGATCCGGCGCCTCGCCCCGATGGCCTGGAGCCGTACCCCGTGCGGTGTGCCGCCTCCGCCATCGAGGAGGCCGAGAACTGGGGTGCGTCGATGATCGTTGCGAAAGGGGATCTGACTCAGGACAGCAAGGCAGCGGAGTACGAGACGGCCGTCGACGTCCTTGGCCGTGCGAGCGTCCCTGTCGCGATCACTTTCGGCAATCACGATGTCCGCGGGCCCGTTCCGGTCGAGCGCGCGGCCGACATGCTCAGCGCCCAAGGGTTCATCGCCGCTGCCAGCACGCGAGTGGTCGACATGGACGGCTTGAGGCTGGTGCTGAGCCACACTCCCGTGCCGGACCGGCACGTAGGCAGGATGACTTCCACCGATATCGAGGAAGTGATCGGGGCCGCCCGCGACACGGCGTTGCCCGTCGTGGTCGCGCTGCACCACCCGCTGCGGCGCTGGCCGGTGCACACCCACTACCCGCCGCCGTTGGGGTGGGCGGACTCGCGAGAGCTGTCGAGGGGACTCCGTGCGGCCAACGCGCGAAGCCTGGTCATCGCGGGGCACACTCACAGGAACCGCCGCTACAGAGTCGGAGGGGTCACGGTCGTCGAGGTCGGGTCGACCAAGGATTACCCGGGCCAATGGGCGGGGTACTCGGTTTACGAGGGCGGGATCCGCCAAGTGGTTCGCCGAGTGGAACGGCGCGACGCAGTCGCCTGGACGCAGATGACAGGCCGAGCGGTCGGGGGAATCTGGCGATGGTGGAGTCCCGGCGATCTCGACGACAGGTGCTGGTCGATCGAGTGGTAG
- a CDS encoding M1 family metallopeptidase: MSQASDYRLPLVARPERYEIELSVDIGRARFEGSEVITVSVLEPTDLLVLNALDLSIEEAALETLGGELLPAEVTVEQEAQRIQLGFARKLSPGEGYKLHIRFGGSLNRQLRGFYRSTFTDTEGSTHTIAATQFEATDARRAFPCWDEPELKAVFSVSLVVPEELAALSNGAEIDSTPLGGGRKRVRFADTIRMSTYLVAFIVGPFDLTEPADADGVPLRIASVPGKGHLTGFAVEAGVHALRFLSGYFEIPYPAEKIDHIAIPDFSFGAMENLGCVTYREHSLLVDPERASQLELQRVATVIAHETAHMWFGDLVTMKWWNGIWLNEAFATFMELITTDDFNPAWRVWNDFAAGRSAALAIDGLRATRPVEFDVGAPEEAEAMFDVLTYQKGGAVLRMLEQYLGAETFRKGIGHYLRTHAYGNTETTDLWDALETTSGEPVRTMMNSWIRQRGHPVVAVETGPDRSTLEFRQRRFLYDGTLSPERWIIPVTLRASVAGTVQRQRLLLDGSEHTVTFDGPVDWVIANDGASGFYRTHYSQDLLGALAERGLVDLCEPLERFDLLADNWAGVVAGTVELSEWMSLAEALSSDDDADVWAALSSMISLLRSLAHGRDSDAVISFARELATEIWGRLGWEPRPGEDRRTGVTRARALSVMGLVGEDLQLRREVAERVEHFLRGKAKPNARGPDPRDEGSGDIGLIPDVVGTALRIFVAAGGNREWSLVADHYRANDNPQEKLRFLYALSEARQPDLIERTLVLAGSDEVRAQDAPFLIGSVLAHPGATRAAWTWIEANWDLLNERFTPQLILRIFEALQSVADPGVAQSVHEFCAESHMVISGPRLDQILERLDINVALAARLRGTIAATLGG; the protein is encoded by the coding sequence GTGTCGCAGGCCTCGGACTATCGGCTGCCGCTCGTCGCTCGCCCAGAGCGATACGAGATCGAACTTTCCGTCGACATCGGGCGCGCCCGCTTCGAGGGTTCCGAGGTGATCACGGTGAGCGTCCTGGAGCCGACCGACTTGCTGGTCCTGAACGCACTCGATCTCTCCATCGAGGAGGCGGCCCTCGAGACGCTTGGCGGCGAGCTCCTGCCGGCGGAGGTCACCGTCGAGCAGGAGGCACAGCGGATTCAGCTGGGGTTTGCGCGGAAACTCAGCCCTGGGGAGGGTTACAAGCTGCATATCCGTTTCGGCGGATCGCTGAACCGGCAGCTCCGCGGCTTCTACCGCAGCACGTTCACGGATACCGAGGGGTCGACTCACACCATCGCGGCGACCCAGTTCGAAGCTACCGACGCGAGGCGTGCGTTCCCGTGCTGGGACGAACCCGAGCTCAAGGCTGTGTTCTCGGTGTCGCTCGTCGTGCCCGAAGAACTGGCCGCTTTGTCGAACGGCGCGGAGATCGACTCGACCCCGCTGGGCGGCGGGCGGAAACGTGTCCGGTTCGCAGACACAATCCGGATGTCCACCTATCTCGTGGCGTTCATCGTCGGACCGTTCGACCTGACCGAACCCGCGGATGCCGACGGCGTCCCGCTCAGAATCGCTTCGGTACCGGGGAAAGGGCATCTAACCGGGTTCGCTGTCGAGGCCGGCGTCCACGCCCTTCGGTTCCTTTCCGGCTACTTCGAGATCCCCTACCCCGCCGAGAAGATCGACCACATCGCCATCCCGGACTTCTCGTTCGGGGCGATGGAGAACCTCGGTTGCGTGACGTACCGGGAGCACTCGTTGCTCGTTGACCCCGAGCGGGCTTCACAGCTCGAGCTGCAGCGCGTCGCGACGGTCATCGCGCACGAGACCGCACACATGTGGTTCGGCGACCTGGTGACCATGAAGTGGTGGAACGGGATCTGGCTCAACGAAGCCTTCGCCACCTTCATGGAGTTGATCACCACCGACGACTTCAACCCGGCTTGGCGGGTCTGGAACGACTTTGCTGCCGGGAGGTCGGCTGCACTGGCGATCGACGGGCTTCGCGCGACCAGGCCGGTCGAGTTCGACGTGGGAGCGCCCGAAGAGGCCGAGGCGATGTTCGACGTCCTCACCTACCAGAAGGGCGGTGCGGTCCTCCGGATGCTGGAGCAGTACCTCGGAGCGGAGACGTTCCGGAAGGGCATCGGGCACTACCTGCGGACACATGCCTACGGCAACACAGAGACGACCGACCTCTGGGATGCGCTCGAGACGACGTCGGGCGAGCCGGTCCGCACGATGATGAACTCCTGGATCCGCCAGCGCGGCCACCCCGTCGTGGCCGTCGAAACGGGACCGGACCGGTCGACCCTGGAGTTCCGTCAACGGCGCTTCCTCTACGACGGGACGCTCAGCCCTGAACGCTGGATCATCCCGGTCACCCTGCGCGCGTCGGTCGCAGGGACGGTACAAAGGCAACGCCTGTTGCTGGACGGGTCAGAGCACACCGTGACCTTCGACGGGCCGGTCGACTGGGTGATCGCCAATGACGGAGCATCCGGCTTCTACCGCACCCACTACTCGCAGGATCTGCTCGGCGCTCTGGCTGAGCGCGGTCTCGTCGATCTGTGCGAACCGCTCGAACGCTTCGATCTGCTCGCCGACAACTGGGCCGGGGTGGTGGCGGGCACGGTCGAGCTATCGGAGTGGATGTCGCTTGCCGAAGCCCTCTCATCGGACGACGACGCAGACGTCTGGGCTGCGCTGTCGTCCATGATCTCTCTACTGCGATCCCTGGCTCATGGTCGGGACAGCGACGCTGTGATCTCGTTCGCGCGAGAGCTGGCGACCGAGATCTGGGGGCGTCTGGGGTGGGAGCCGCGCCCCGGCGAGGACCGGCGCACAGGTGTCACCCGCGCAAGAGCGCTCTCCGTGATGGGACTCGTCGGCGAGGACTTGCAGCTACGCCGGGAGGTTGCAGAGCGCGTCGAGCACTTCCTCAGGGGGAAGGCCAAGCCGAACGCTCGGGGACCGGACCCTCGAGACGAAGGATCTGGTGACATCGGCCTCATCCCGGACGTCGTAGGCACGGCGCTACGGATCTTCGTAGCGGCCGGCGGGAATCGCGAGTGGTCGCTCGTCGCCGACCACTACCGCGCCAACGACAACCCTCAGGAGAAGCTCCGGTTCCTTTACGCGCTGTCCGAAGCTCGTCAACCCGATCTGATCGAACGCACCCTGGTGCTGGCTGGCAGCGACGAGGTCAGGGCCCAGGACGCTCCGTTCCTCATCGGTTCCGTCCTGGCGCATCCGGGGGCTACACGAGCCGCCTGGACGTGGATAGAGGCCAACTGGGATCTGCTCAACGAGCGCTTCACGCCGCAGCTGATACTCCGGATCTTCGAAGCACTGCAGTCCGTTGCCGATCCGGGTGTTGCGCAGAGCGTCCACGAATTCTGCGCCGAATCCCACATGGTGATCTCGGGACCGCGCCTCGACCAGATCCTCGAACGTCTCGACATAAACGTGGCTCTTGCAGCTCGTTTGCGGGGAACGATCGCCGCGACTCTCGGCGGCTAG
- a CDS encoding adenosine kinase: MENNERVVTVGHAIVDVLSPSDDGLVERLGLHKGTMALVDGEKAELIYSSLGPATEASGGSAANTAACLASLGEPVVFVGKVAADPLGKVFSHDIRAAGVRFDSAPESRVDAGTGRCLILVTPDAEKTMCTNLGIGAMLGPADVDVASITAAEIVYMEGYLYGERHTDQAVEEIIRVAKAAGTKVALSLSDPAWVDLNAPHFDRILDQVDLLFANEEEARRMTDSGDAQSAVEVLAERCETVVVTLGAQGSLVRTGRDLARVPAAPVDHVVDTTGAGDSYAAGFLYGFVNDLGPERSARLGALASSEVVSHLGARPLRSLAELARRSGLTV, encoded by the coding sequence ATGGAAAACAACGAAAGAGTCGTCACTGTCGGCCACGCCATCGTCGACGTTCTGTCGCCGTCCGACGACGGGCTGGTCGAGCGGCTCGGCCTGCACAAGGGCACGATGGCGCTGGTGGACGGCGAGAAGGCGGAGCTGATCTACTCCTCGCTGGGCCCGGCGACCGAGGCCTCCGGCGGCTCGGCAGCGAACACGGCGGCCTGCCTCGCCTCCCTCGGCGAGCCGGTGGTGTTCGTAGGAAAGGTGGCGGCCGACCCGCTTGGAAAGGTGTTCTCCCACGACATCCGCGCTGCCGGAGTTCGCTTCGACTCGGCGCCGGAGAGTCGGGTGGACGCCGGCACCGGGCGGTGCCTAATCCTTGTCACGCCTGACGCGGAGAAGACGATGTGCACGAACCTCGGCATCGGGGCGATGCTCGGCCCCGCCGACGTCGACGTGGCGTCGATCACCGCTGCCGAGATCGTGTACATGGAGGGCTACCTCTACGGTGAGCGGCACACCGACCAGGCGGTCGAAGAGATCATCCGGGTCGCGAAGGCCGCCGGTACCAAGGTTGCGCTGTCTCTGTCCGATCCGGCCTGGGTCGACCTGAACGCTCCCCATTTCGACCGGATACTCGATCAGGTGGATCTTCTGTTCGCCAACGAGGAGGAGGCCCGCCGCATGACCGACTCGGGCGACGCGCAAAGTGCCGTGGAGGTGCTGGCCGAGCGGTGCGAAACCGTCGTGGTGACCCTCGGTGCACAAGGTTCGCTGGTGCGAACAGGGCGCGACCTGGCTCGCGTCCCGGCGGCGCCGGTCGACCACGTCGTCGACACCACTGGCGCCGGCGACAGCTACGCCGCGGGGTTTCTGTACGGTTTCGTCAACGACCTCGGCCCCGAGCGATCTGCCCGTCTCGGTGCCCTGGCCTCGTCCGAGGTGGTGTCGCACCTCGGCGCACGGCCGCTGCGATCGTTGGCCGAGCTTGCACGGCGATCGGGCCTCACGGTTTGA
- the ychF gene encoding redox-regulated ATPase YchF, with amino-acid sequence MEKIGIVGLPNSGKSSLFNALTGGSAPVAPHPFSTTETAVGVAQVPDHRLDKLAEMSASRKVVHATVEFVDIAGLVAGSSAGEGLGNRFLAGIREADALCLVLRSFEDPSVPGDSDPLSDLGVLELELVLADAATVDSQIDKRRKAAKADRSLASEVTALERAKEQLDSGVPVYRSKLDADDRALLKPFFLLTNKPVFAVVNLGEDQVAASESIVKPVADELGTHGDVLGVSVELEAEAAQLDASERAELMEGLGLGEGALARVARASYHMLGRRTFFTTGDKESRAWTFRAGARAPECAGVIHSDLQRGFIRAEVIRWDELLGLGSWHAAKEAGKLRIEGKDYEVVDGDVLEIRFNV; translated from the coding sequence ATGGAGAAAATAGGCATCGTCGGGCTCCCCAACTCGGGGAAGTCCAGTCTTTTCAACGCATTGACCGGCGGTTCCGCGCCCGTCGCCCCGCATCCGTTCTCCACAACCGAGACCGCTGTCGGTGTGGCACAGGTTCCCGACCACCGGCTCGACAAGCTCGCCGAGATGAGCGCCAGCCGCAAGGTTGTGCATGCGACCGTGGAGTTCGTGGACATCGCCGGCCTGGTGGCGGGTTCGTCCGCCGGCGAGGGGCTGGGCAACCGTTTTCTGGCCGGGATCAGGGAAGCCGACGCGCTGTGCCTGGTCCTGCGTTCCTTCGAGGACCCCAGCGTCCCAGGTGACTCCGACCCCCTGTCGGATCTCGGGGTGCTCGAGCTGGAGCTCGTCCTGGCCGACGCAGCCACCGTGGACAGCCAGATCGACAAGCGCCGGAAGGCCGCCAAGGCCGACAGGTCGCTCGCCTCCGAGGTCACCGCTCTCGAAAGGGCCAAGGAGCAACTGGACTCCGGGGTGCCTGTCTACCGCTCCAAGCTCGACGCCGATGATCGGGCGTTGCTCAAGCCCTTCTTCCTTCTCACCAACAAGCCGGTCTTCGCCGTCGTGAACCTCGGAGAGGATCAGGTTGCCGCCAGCGAGTCGATCGTGAAGCCGGTGGCCGACGAGCTCGGTACCCACGGAGACGTGCTCGGTGTCAGCGTCGAGCTCGAGGCCGAGGCGGCGCAGCTGGACGCATCGGAGCGCGCGGAGTTGATGGAGGGTCTGGGGCTCGGCGAGGGGGCGCTCGCCCGGGTCGCGAGAGCCTCGTACCACATGCTCGGCCGGCGGACGTTCTTCACCACAGGTGACAAGGAGAGCCGAGCGTGGACGTTCCGCGCCGGCGCGCGAGCACCCGAGTGCGCGGGGGTGATCCACTCGGACCTCCAGCGCGGTTTCATCCGCGCGGAGGTGATCCGCTGGGATGAGCTGCTCGGACTCGGTTCCTGGCACGCCGCCAAGGAGGCCGGCAAGCTGCGGATCGAGGGCAAGGACTACGAGGTCGTGGACGGCGACGTGCTCGAGATCCGTTTCAACGTCTGA
- the rsmI gene encoding 16S rRNA (cytidine(1402)-2'-O)-methyltransferase, with product MTEGRVVLVGTPIGNLGDLSPRARESLAGAAVIFCEDTRRTRKLLSAAGIPAPRLVAMHQHNESAASAEALALACGGGVVAVVSDAGMPGISDPGTRLVALAAGEGVPVEVVPGPAAFLTALVGSGLPTARFCFEGFLPRRGRERTERLRAISAEARTTVLYESPRRVAATLADLSSACGHNRRVALGRELTKLHEEFWRGRLGDALEWVEAGEPRGEWVIVLDGAAPEPITAGEEEITSALRRHLAAGETRRTAVDAVAAELSIPRRQVYELAINQARDQP from the coding sequence TTGACCGAAGGGCGCGTCGTCCTCGTGGGCACCCCCATCGGCAACCTGGGCGACCTCTCGCCGAGAGCCCGCGAATCCCTCGCCGGCGCGGCGGTGATCTTCTGCGAGGACACACGCAGGACGCGCAAGCTCCTCAGCGCCGCCGGCATACCGGCACCTCGGCTCGTGGCGATGCATCAGCACAACGAGTCCGCCGCGAGCGCCGAGGCCCTGGCCCTCGCCTGCGGGGGCGGCGTGGTGGCGGTGGTCTCGGATGCGGGGATGCCCGGTATCTCGGATCCAGGGACGCGGCTGGTGGCACTGGCCGCCGGTGAGGGTGTTCCGGTCGAGGTGGTCCCGGGGCCGGCGGCCTTTCTCACCGCCCTAGTGGGGTCCGGCCTGCCGACGGCAAGGTTCTGCTTCGAGGGGTTCCTGCCCCGGCGTGGGCGGGAGAGAACCGAACGCCTCCGCGCGATCTCGGCTGAAGCCAGGACGACGGTCCTCTACGAGTCGCCGCGCAGGGTCGCAGCGACCCTCGCCGATCTCTCGTCGGCCTGCGGTCACAACCGGCGGGTCGCTCTCGGCAGGGAGCTGACCAAGCTCCACGAGGAGTTCTGGCGGGGGAGACTCGGCGACGCCCTCGAATGGGTCGAGGCGGGAGAACCCCGCGGGGAGTGGGTCATCGTCCTCGACGGCGCCGCTCCGGAGCCGATCACGGCAGGCGAGGAGGAGATCACCTCCGCGCTTCGAAGGCATCTGGCCGCCGGGGAGACCCGCAGGACGGCGGTCGACGCTGTCGCCGCAGAGTTGTCCATCCCGAGACGCCAGGTGTACGAGCTGGCGATAAACCAAGCGCGCGACCAGCCGTAG